The following is a genomic window from Flavobacterium sp..
TTCCCATAGTACTTTTTTCATTTCATATAAGGCTTCTTCATTGTATGATGAAAGCTCTTTAGTGTATTCTTCAACTCTTACATCTAATTCGTCAATAGATTCAAATATTTCTGAAAAAAGTCCCTTTTCATGTGCCCATTTTGAAGTTTTCCAAGTAGTTGGGTTTAAAGTCATTTCGGACATAGCCGTTTTTCCAATTTTTCTTGATACTGCTGGTTCTATAACAAAGGGTCCAATACCAATAGCTATTTCTGAAAGTTTAATTTCACTTTTCATGCTTGCAAATGTATAATCGCAAGCCGCAGCTAAACCAACACCTCCACCTACTGCTTTGCCATGAACTCTTCCAATAATTAATTTTGGACACTTTCGCATTGCATTAATAACATTTGCAAATCCACAAAAAAAGAGGCTTCCTTCTTCATAATTACTTACCGAAAGTAATTCATCAAAAGAAGCTCCAGCACAAAAGGCTCCAGTTCCCTGACTCTTTAAAACAATTATTGATACATTATCATTCTTGCTTAAAGAATTAATTTCATGGGTTAATTTTTGTAATAATGTACTAGGAAATGAATTACTTGATGGATGAAAAAACTGTAAAGTAGCTATTTTTTCGCTGATTATGGTTTCTATTGTTCCCATTGCCAATTATCTTTTTAAACTAAAATGCGATTTGAATTCTTTTCTGGTGTTATCTTCAGTATATTCTACTTTAAACCAATAGTCTGTTGAAGGCATTAGTTCACCATTAAAGATACCGTCCCAACCTGAAGTTTCTGGACTAATCTGCTTCAATAATTTACCGTATCGATCATAAATTGTTATTACAGCTTCATATTCAATAGGTAGATAGATATTCCAACTATCATTGTAACCATCACCATTTGGTGTGAAATAATTGATATATGTTATGGTTTGAATCGTATTAGACAAAAGCAAACCACATCCCTTATTATCTCTTACATAAATGTTGTAACTTCCATTGGATAAATTATTGAATATTGGACTAGATTGCCAATCTAATCCGTTTAAACTATATTCATAGATTCCAAATCCTCCAATTGCTGTGGCTTGTATTGATGCTAAATCAGATGAGAAAGCAGGGGTTATTAATTCTGCAATTATGCTTGCTGGTTCTGATGATAATGTTATGTTTACTGAATCTGTAAACGTACATGAAGTGTCTAAATTTGTAACTGTTACTTCATAAGTTCCTGCAGCAGTTACATTAAAAGAAGGTACATTACCACTAGGATTTGTAGGTATCCAAGCATAACTGTAATTACCAGTTGTTGTAGGAGTAGCATTAATTCTTCGTGAGCCCAATCCTGACTCCGGATCAATACAGATGACAAAATCATCCCCTAAATTAGTGTCTGGTAATTGATTAACAATTAATTCTAAAAATGGACCTAATCCTGCACAATCATAAAGGTTACTTTCAATTCGAACCCAAATGAGTTGATTGTTGGCAACCGTATTTCTGAAATTAGTTATGTTTGTTATAACATTTTGTTCCGTTTCTGCATCAGCTTGATTAAGATAGTAGGTAAATGTATACGATTGTCCTGAAGGAAATAGATTGGTTAATGCGGGTTCAATTTCAGTTAAATTAAAATATCCTATTCCATCTCCATCTGGATCAGTTGCGTTTATGTAATCATCACAAACATCGTTAATAGTATACCTATACGTTTGAGGAATTATTGTAGCTGAAACGATTAAAATTACTTTTGATGTTTTGAAACAACCATTTGAGTTTGTTATTCTTACCCATACTTCATCTCCGTTATAAGCATTAAATGAAACAGCATCAAAAACTAAATCTGTATTATTGTCTGCTCCAGCTAAACTATTATGGTAGGTATACGTTAAGCTTGTGTCTGTTGAAATTAACAAGTTAGCTTGTGTTAAATTAAATGTAGTTCTTGCATCCGTATCTATATCACATTGTTTTAATAAAATGTTGTTATTAATAATTGGAACGGGTCTTACATTTAAATTAAATGAGGTTATGATAAAACATCCGGTTGTAATATTTGTTAATCTAACATAGATAATTCTATCATTAGTGTAAATTGTAGTTATACTATTTTGTCCAAAGGAAGCTTCGATAGGATCTAAATGATAACTTACAGCAATTCCAGTCTGTGAACCTATAATCTCTGCATCTTTTGAAGATAAATTAAAAGTAGTAAAACCATTTGCGTCATTTCCATCAATTGTATTGTCACATTCTTCTAATGCTGATATGGGAAAAACATTAGGAATCGGGTTAATAGTGACGCTTATTTCTGAAGTTACAGGAGGGCATACCCCAATGGCAGGGAGTGTATATTTATAAATTCCAGGTAAATCTATAGCTGGATTAAACTCATCTGTTCCTGAATTCAAATTAGGACTCCAACTTCCTCCAGTTTGTGCGGAAGAACCTAATAAAGGGAATAAATGAAAAGGTGTATCGTTAATACATTTGGTCACACTTGCATTATCTCCTGCAGAAACAGCTTGAAAAACTGCTACTGTAACTGTTACAGTAACAGGAATATTAATTCCTCCACAAGTAATATTAAATGAATAGTCATAATTTCCAGGTGGGTCAATGGCTCCATTAAAAATGCCGTTTCCACTACTTAGTGAAGGAGTCCAAGTCCCATTAGGTAATGGATTTCCAATGATTGCATCAAATAAATCAATACTCTCGTTTGAACAAATAGAAACATTAGTATCTTCAGGAATACTTCCAAACCCTGAATAATAGCCACCATATCCTGCAAAACCACTTGCTCCAAAAACACCAACTGCTAATGGGCCATCGGATTCTATTTTTACATCACCTACAGTATTGGAAATTCTATAAGTCACCCATTCATTATTTCCTAAAACCGCTTGTGGTAAAGCTGATGTTGGAACGTTATTTACCAAAACAATTGAACCCGAATGTGTTACGGCAATAATTTCACCCGTGTATTGGGTAAATCCAATAGAGTTAATACTTGGTATTAAATCAACACTCTTTTGCCAATAACAGCTTAGAGGCGGAATAAAATTTAATCCAGAAGTAGCATCACTTATGTCACCAGCGATAATTTGATATAGGTAAACAGGTTTGTCACTTTTAATATACATATTTTGATTATTTGTGCCCTGATAAAACGAGGTAGGAGCCAAATAATAATCGCCTGCATTTAAATTTGTTATAGGTGTTGTTGAATCATTTATATAAATGTTTGTATTATCTTCTGTTGCTATAACTAAGGGACGCTCTGTATTATCACTACCATTTCCTTTTACAACAACATATTCATTACCAACTTTTTCTACAGGAACAATTTGGTCTAAATTAAAATCTTGACCATCAAAAGCCGACATCATACCAGCTAATGCATTACCTGTATTTACAGCAATAGGCTTGTCAGATGTGATGTTAGCTCCAATAAAACCAGTTAAATTAGCAGGTGTATCAGTATAGCCTGATAAAATAACGCTTTCACCACTATTTAATACAAAATTTTGAGTGTCAGATGTTATATTCCCTGTACTTGACGCAAATACTACATCTGTATCGTAATCAGAAACAGCAACAATTGTATTGTCTTCTGTAGCCATTATACTTGCAACAAAATTTCTAGCCGCTCCTTCTGAATTTTGAGGCAAACTTCCAACTCTAAAATTTGTTCCAGTTCCAGATTTACCTTTAGAAACTAACATTTCAGCATGATTTGTAGATCTTACTCTAAAACTCACATAAAAATCTTTATTCCCTTCTAGTATCAAACCGAAATTATTTCTTATAATATTCACATCGTCAAGTGGGCGAAACATAAGTGAATTTTGTCCATTTCCAATAAATATTTGTTGCGGATTTCCTTGTGAAATAGTAAAAGGAGATCCGTTTAATGGAATGCCATTTCCTGAAGTAATAGTTACTTGAAATGGTGTAGGTGAAGGTGTTGATAAATATATATAATGGTCATTTACAACATTAGCATCTCTAGAATGTAAAGGCGGAATCCAATGTTTATTACTTAATTGGGTAAATCCTAATTGAGTAAAATTAAAAAATATAATTACAAAAAAAATCCTTAACATATCATGGGTTTTAATTGGTAAATTTAATTAGAAATAGAGATAAATTAATATTTTTTAACTAAAAAAATGCTCTCAATTGTACATTGCCTGTATGAATCGTTTTACTAGTTTCGCTATTTCGGCCTTGATAGTTAATATTAATGTCTAAATATT
Proteins encoded in this region:
- a CDS encoding enoyl-CoA hydratase/isomerase family protein, whose product is MGTIETIISEKIATLQFFHPSSNSFPSTLLQKLTHEINSLSKNDNVSIIVLKSQGTGAFCAGASFDELLSVSNYEEGSLFFCGFANVINAMRKCPKLIIGRVHGKAVGGGVGLAAACDYTFASMKSEIKLSEIAIGIGPFVIEPAVSRKIGKTAMSEMTLNPTTWKTSKWAHEKGLFSEIFESIDELDVRVEEYTKELSSYNEEALYEMKKVLWEGTDNWDTLLYERASISGKLVLSDFTKKALEKFKK
- a CDS encoding T9SS type B sorting domain-containing protein, giving the protein MLRIFFVIIFFNFTQLGFTQLSNKHWIPPLHSRDANVVNDHYIYLSTPSPTPFQVTITSGNGIPLNGSPFTISQGNPQQIFIGNGQNSLMFRPLDDVNIIRNNFGLILEGNKDFYVSFRVRSTNHAEMLVSKGKSGTGTNFRVGSLPQNSEGAARNFVASIMATEDNTIVAVSDYDTDVVFASSTGNITSDTQNFVLNSGESVILSGYTDTPANLTGFIGANITSDKPIAVNTGNALAGMMSAFDGQDFNLDQIVPVEKVGNEYVVVKGNGSDNTERPLVIATEDNTNIYINDSTTPITNLNAGDYYLAPTSFYQGTNNQNMYIKSDKPVYLYQIIAGDISDATSGLNFIPPLSCYWQKSVDLIPSINSIGFTQYTGEIIAVTHSGSIVLVNNVPTSALPQAVLGNNEWVTYRISNTVGDVKIESDGPLAVGVFGASGFAGYGGYYSGFGSIPEDTNVSICSNESIDLFDAIIGNPLPNGTWTPSLSSGNGIFNGAIDPPGNYDYSFNITCGGINIPVTVTVTVAVFQAVSAGDNASVTKCINDTPFHLFPLLGSSAQTGGSWSPNLNSGTDEFNPAIDLPGIYKYTLPAIGVCPPVTSEISVTINPIPNVFPISALEECDNTIDGNDANGFTTFNLSSKDAEIIGSQTGIAVSYHLDPIEASFGQNSITTIYTNDRIIYVRLTNITTGCFIITSFNLNVRPVPIINNNILLKQCDIDTDARTTFNLTQANLLISTDTSLTYTYHNSLAGADNNTDLVFDAVSFNAYNGDEVWVRITNSNGCFKTSKVILIVSATIIPQTYRYTINDVCDDYINATDPDGDGIGYFNLTEIEPALTNLFPSGQSYTFTYYLNQADAETEQNVITNITNFRNTVANNQLIWVRIESNLYDCAGLGPFLELIVNQLPDTNLGDDFVICIDPESGLGSRRINATPTTTGNYSYAWIPTNPSGNVPSFNVTAAGTYEVTVTNLDTSCTFTDSVNITLSSEPASIIAELITPAFSSDLASIQATAIGGFGIYEYSLNGLDWQSSPIFNNLSNGSYNIYVRDNKGCGLLLSNTIQTITYINYFTPNGDGYNDSWNIYLPIEYEAVITIYDRYGKLLKQISPETSGWDGIFNGELMPSTDYWFKVEYTEDNTRKEFKSHFSLKR